The DNA segment TTAGTTAGAACTGACGACTTGAATCGAACCAATAATGTAAGAATCTTTCAATATAACATGTATATAGACGAAAGGTCGTCCAGATCTTCACATAATCAAAGTAAATCGGTCCGTTCTTGAGAAGTACTTCTTGTCAAAAATAGGGCAAGAACTAAGTAACACCATAAGCATGCGTATAATGATAGAGTATCACAAAATAGGTAAGTAgatcatggattgattccatgTTTGAGTCGGAATCGGAGAAGGTTAGGGTTACGACATCTAGGGTTTAATAGAGAAGAAGAGAGATGAGATAGGGTGTGAATGCGTCTAGACATGGGGAAAATGGGTTAGGGTTTTGGTTAGTTTTAGGTAATTAAAAGGGTTTGGattattatgggtcgttgatcactcgagatcaacgaccaggatagTAAGGGCAATGGGACGGGTTATTTGGAGCGGGTACCAACCAGGTATTTTAAATACCCCAAAATTATTTGGGCTTGGGTAAGTTGGGCTAAGGTTTGGGTTAATTTGGGTCCGAAAATAGGTAaatatttggctataatttaaataccccaaaatttatcaaaaataatttataaaaatgctatcaaaaataatttataaaaatgtttaataaataaattaaaatattatttatacactgaaaatatcaatttattatttttacataaataatataaaataaagagCCTTTTTGTATGAATATAggccattattgcaaaattagataGATAGCTTAAAAATGCTACTGTAATTatatggaatgaaataaaatgtttgaaacatatattataggtgcaaaatagttattttaggtaactaagtcatcacaaaataatttaaaaggataATTACTAGATATTTCTATATAATTTCAATacaagaaaaattaatttaaagctttaaaaattatgaaaaattatagaaaatacttgtatagGTTTGTatactaaataatgatgcaaatatgttattttgaatgtatatatatatatatatatatatatatatatatatatatatatatatatatatatatatatatatatatatattattggatcgggttgcacgccgcaactagGTATCAACATTTAGTAATGTCTTTTGGACTAAGTAATGCCCCCTCTAGTTTTCAGGGACTGATGAACCATATATTCCAGAAGCACCTTAGAAAATTTATCCTTGTTTGTTTTTATGACATTCTGATCTACATCAAGAACTTAGctgaccatttaaagcatttaaaGATTGCTTTTGATTTGTTGGTTCAACATCAGTTGTTAGCCAAAAGGAGTAAGTGTGTGTTAGCATCAAGAGGGGTGGAATTCCTGGGGAACTACATCTCACCTAATGGTGTATCAACTGACCCCATGAAAATTGAAGTTGTGCAGTCTTGGCAAGAACCAAAATTTGTTTCACATTTGAGAGGATTCTTAGGACTGGCAGGATACTATAGAAAGTTCATCAAGGGATATGGTATCCTCAGCAAACCTTTGACTGATCTACTGAAGAAGGATGGATTCAGATGGTCCGAGGAAGCTATAAGTTCATTTGAACAATTGAAAAAAATCTTGATCACAGCTCCAGTTCTAGCATTGCCAGATTTTTCATCTACATTTGTAGTGAAAACTGATGCCTGTGATGTAGGAATTGGGGCAGTACTTATGCAAGATAGACAACTAATTGCATACTTGAGCATGGGTCTATCAAGGTAGCATCAGTCCTTGTCTATTTATGACAAGGAGTTATTAGCTTTGGTAATGGCTATGAACAAGTGGTATCATTACTTAATAATCAAGCCTTTTGTTATAAAGACTGATCAGAAAGATCTCTAGTTCTTATTGGAGCAAAAACTATGTGTTGGGAATCAACTCAAATGGATAACCAAGCTGATGCAGTTTGACTTTGaaatagaatacaagaaagtgaaacaAAGTAAGGTAGTTGATGCCTTATCTAGGCTTCCATCAGTAGAGTTAACAACCATAACCATCACAACTGTAAAGAATGAGTTGTTAGAGATGATCAAGAATAGCTGGGAAACTGACActgaattaaagaatttaattctGCCCTTGAGGAGGAAGGGAACTGACAGTAAAGGGTATGCCTTTGTGCATGATCAGCTAAGGAAGAATGGCAAACTTATAGTGGGGATTTCATAGAAGGCTTGCCAAAATCCAAGGGAAATCAGTAATTTGGGTAGTGATAGACATGCTTACTAAGTATGCTCATTTTATTAGATTATCTCATCCCTATTCTACAACTGATTTAGCCAAGTTGTTTATGGATAACATTTACAAACTACATGGAGtacctaaagacattgttagtaaCAGGGATCCAGTTTTCACTGGCATGTTTTGGCAAGAATTATTCTCTATGATGGGAGTAAGTTAGAGCACTTCAAAAACCTATCACCCCCAAATAGACGGGCAAACATAAGTGGTAAACAGATGCctagagaatatatatatatatatataggaaaataTTGGTATCAATATttagtaatgtcatttggacTAACTAATTCCCCCTCTAGTTTTCAGGGACTGATGAACCATATATTCGAGAAGCACCTTAGAAAATTTATCCGTGTTTTCTTTGATGACATTCTGATCTACATCAAGAACTTAGCTGACCATTTAGAGCATTTAAAGATTACTTTTGATTTATTGGTTCAACATCAGTTGTTAGCCAAAAGGAGTAAGTGTGTATTAGCAGCAAGAAGGGTAGAATACCTGGGGCACAACATCGCACCTAATGGTGTATCAACTGACCCTATGAAAATTGAAGTTGTGCAGTCTTGGCCTGAACCAAAATTTGTTTCACATTTGAGAGGATTCTTAGGACTGGCAGGATACTATAGAAGGTTCATCAAGGGATATGGTATCCTCAGCAAACCTTTGAGTGATCTACTGAAAAATGATGGATTCAGATGGTCCGAGGAAGCTATAAGTTCATTTGAACAATTGAAAAGAGCCTTGATCACAGCTCCCGTCCTAGCATTGCCAGATTTTTCATCTACATTTGTAGTGGAAACTGATGCCTGTGATGTAGGGATTGTGGCAGTACTTAGGCAAGATAGATAATAAATTGCATACTTGAGCAAGGGTCTGTCAAGGCAACATCAGTCCTTGTCTATTT comes from the Nicotiana tabacum cultivar K326 chromosome 14, ASM71507v2, whole genome shotgun sequence genome and includes:
- the LOC142168862 gene encoding putative mitochondrial protein AtMg00860, translating into MSFGLSNAPSSFQGLMNHIFQKHLRKFILVCFYDILIYIKNLADHLKHLKIAFDLLVQHQLLAKRSKCVLASRGVEFLGNYISPNGVSTDPMKIEVVQSWQEPKFVSHLRGFLGLAGYYRKFIKGYGILSKPLTDLLKKDGFRWSEEAISSFEQLKKILITAPVLALPDFSSTFVVKTDACDVGIGAVLMQDRQLIAYLSMGLSR